Proteins encoded together in one Neobacillus sp. FSL H8-0543 window:
- the mdh gene encoding malate dehydrogenase has translation MSLKRKKISVIGGGFTGATTAFLLAQKELGDVVLVDIPQAENPTKGKALDMLEASPVQGFDANITGTANYEDTRDSDIVVITAGIARKPGMSRDDLVQTNQKVMKSVTEQIVKYSPNSIILVLTNPVDAMTYTVYKASGFPKNRVIGQSGVLDTARFRTFVAQELNLSVKDITGFVLGGHGDDMVPLVRYSYAGGIPLETLIAKDRLDAIVERTRKGGGEIVNLLGNGSAYYAPAASLVEMCEAILKDQRRVLPSIAYLEGEFGYDGIYLGVPTILGANGIEKIIELELTAEEKAALDKSVDSVRNVMQVLV, from the coding sequence ATGTCATTAAAACGTAAAAAGATTTCAGTTATTGGCGGCGGTTTTACAGGGGCTACAACAGCATTTTTACTTGCACAAAAGGAACTTGGTGATGTCGTTTTAGTTGATATCCCGCAAGCAGAAAATCCTACAAAAGGGAAAGCTCTAGACATGCTTGAGGCGAGTCCTGTCCAAGGATTTGATGCAAATATTACAGGCACAGCTAACTACGAAGATACTCGTGATTCGGATATCGTAGTTATTACAGCAGGTATTGCACGTAAACCAGGTATGAGCCGTGATGATTTAGTGCAAACCAACCAGAAAGTAATGAAGAGTGTCACAGAACAGATTGTTAAATATTCACCAAACTCTATAATCCTTGTTTTAACAAACCCAGTCGATGCAATGACGTATACAGTGTACAAAGCTTCAGGTTTTCCGAAAAACCGTGTAATTGGACAATCGGGTGTCCTTGATACAGCTCGTTTCCGTACCTTTGTAGCTCAAGAATTAAACCTTTCTGTGAAAGACATCACTGGCTTTGTATTAGGTGGACACGGTGATGACATGGTTCCGCTTGTTCGTTATTCATATGCTGGTGGTATTCCGCTTGAAACGTTAATAGCAAAAGATCGTTTAGATGCGATTGTTGAACGTACTAGAAAAGGCGGCGGTGAAATCGTTAACCTTTTAGGTAACGGCAGTGCCTATTATGCACCTGCAGCATCATTAGTTGAGATGTGTGAAGCAATCCTAAAAGACCAACGTCGTGTTTTACCTTCAATCGCCTATCTTGAAGGTGAATTTGGTTATGACGGAATTTATCTTGGAGTACCAACAATCCTTGGTGCCAACGGAATTGAAAAAATTATTGAACTTGAACTAACTGCAGAAGAAAAAGCAGCCTTAGACAAATCAGTTGACTCTGTTCGTAATGTAATGCAGGTACTAGTGTAA
- the icd gene encoding NADP-dependent isocitrate dehydrogenase produces MLGEKITVKDGVLNVPNNPVIPFIEGDGIGPDIWAASERVLNAAVEKAYKGERKLVWKEVLAGEKAFNQTGEWLPKETLDVINEYLIAIKGPLTTPVGGGIRSLNVALRQELDLFVCLRPVRWFEGVPSPVKRPQDTDMVIFRENTEDIYAGIEYEKGTEAVKKVIDFLQNEMGVNKIRFPETSGIGIKPVSEQGTTRLVRAAINYAIKEGRKSVTLVHKGNIMKFTEGAFKNWGYELAEKEFGDKVFTWAQYDRIKDEQGADAANKAQADAEATGKIIVKDAIADIFLQQILTRPREFDVVATMNLNGDFISDALAAQVGGIGIAPGANINYETGHAIFEATHGTAPKYAGLDKVNPSSVILSGVLLLEHLGWNEAATMVVKSVENTIASKVVTYDFARLMEGATEVKTSEFADELIKNME; encoded by the coding sequence ATGCTAGGTGAAAAAATTACGGTTAAAGATGGAGTATTAAATGTACCAAACAATCCAGTAATCCCATTTATTGAAGGAGACGGTATTGGTCCTGATATTTGGGCAGCTTCTGAAAGAGTGTTAAATGCTGCGGTAGAAAAAGCCTACAAAGGTGAACGTAAATTAGTATGGAAAGAAGTTTTGGCTGGAGAGAAGGCCTTTAACCAAACAGGAGAATGGTTGCCAAAAGAAACTCTAGATGTAATTAATGAGTATTTAATTGCCATTAAAGGTCCATTAACTACACCAGTTGGCGGCGGAATTCGTTCATTAAACGTTGCACTTCGTCAAGAGCTGGATTTGTTCGTTTGCTTACGTCCGGTAAGATGGTTCGAAGGTGTGCCATCACCAGTTAAGCGTCCTCAGGATACAGATATGGTTATCTTCCGTGAAAATACAGAGGATATTTATGCTGGAATCGAGTATGAAAAAGGTACGGAGGCAGTTAAAAAAGTAATCGACTTCCTGCAAAACGAAATGGGAGTTAATAAAATTCGATTCCCTGAAACTTCAGGTATCGGAATTAAACCAGTTTCTGAACAAGGAACAACTCGTCTAGTCCGCGCTGCGATTAATTATGCAATTAAAGAAGGCCGTAAATCCGTTACACTTGTGCACAAAGGTAATATCATGAAGTTTACTGAGGGTGCATTTAAAAACTGGGGTTATGAGTTAGCTGAAAAGGAATTTGGAGATAAAGTCTTTACATGGGCTCAATATGACCGCATTAAGGATGAACAGGGTGCTGATGCTGCGAACAAGGCGCAAGCCGATGCAGAAGCTACAGGCAAGATTATCGTTAAGGATGCGATTGCAGATATCTTCTTACAGCAAATTCTGACACGTCCGCGTGAGTTTGATGTTGTGGCAACAATGAACTTGAACGGTGACTTCATTTCAGATGCACTTGCAGCACAAGTAGGCGGTATCGGTATCGCGCCTGGTGCGAACATTAATTATGAAACTGGACATGCAATCTTTGAAGCAACACACGGAACTGCTCCTAAATATGCAGGTCTAGATAAAGTAAATCCTTCATCAGTTATTTTGTCAGGCGTTTTATTGCTTGAGCACTTAGGCTGGAATGAAGCAGCTACGATGGTTGTTAAATCAGTAGAAAATACCATTGCGTCTAAGGTTGTTACGTATGACTTTGCCCGTTTAATGGAAGGTGCTACTGAAGTGAAAACTTCAGAGTTTGCAGATGAACTAATCAAAAATATGGAATAA
- the citZ gene encoding citrate synthase — protein sequence MTVTRGLEGVVATTSSISSIIDDTLTYVGYNIDDLADNASFEEVIYLLWHRKLPTEPQLAELKKQLSENAALPQEVIEHFKMYDINKVHPMAALRSAVSLLGLYDDEADLMDEESNYKKAVRLQAKMPAIVTTFARIRKGLEPVAPRKDLNFAANFLYMLTGNEPDQIAVEALDKALVLHADHELNASTFTARVCVATLSDVYSGVTAAIGALKGPLHGGANEAVMKMLKEIGTVENVEPYILTKLEKKEKIMGFGHRVYRLGDPRAKHLRAMSKKLTDLTGEPHWFDMSVAIESIVTGQKKLPPNVDFYSASMYHSLGIDHDLFTPIFAVSRVSGWLAHILEQYENNRLIRPRAEYTGPGMQTYVPINQRG from the coding sequence ATGACAGTAACACGTGGTCTTGAAGGGGTAGTGGCAACGACATCTTCCATCAGTTCAATTATTGATGATACGCTAACATATGTTGGCTATAATATCGATGATTTAGCTGATAATGCCAGCTTTGAGGAAGTAATTTACTTATTATGGCACCGTAAATTGCCTACAGAACCTCAACTGGCTGAATTAAAAAAGCAGCTCTCGGAAAATGCGGCATTACCGCAGGAAGTAATCGAACACTTCAAAATGTATGATATTAATAAGGTACATCCGATGGCAGCTTTAAGGTCAGCTGTTTCACTATTGGGATTGTATGATGATGAAGCAGATTTAATGGATGAAGAATCAAATTACAAGAAGGCGGTTCGTCTTCAAGCCAAAATGCCTGCCATTGTTACAACCTTTGCACGTATTAGAAAAGGTTTAGAGCCTGTCGCTCCAAGAAAAGATTTAAACTTTGCGGCGAATTTCCTTTATATGTTAACAGGTAATGAGCCAGATCAGATTGCGGTTGAGGCTTTAGACAAGGCCCTTGTTTTACATGCTGACCATGAATTGAATGCATCAACATTTACTGCACGTGTGTGTGTAGCTACATTATCGGATGTTTATTCTGGTGTGACTGCGGCAATTGGAGCGTTGAAAGGACCACTTCACGGTGGTGCAAATGAAGCGGTAATGAAGATGCTTAAAGAAATTGGAACAGTTGAAAATGTTGAACCTTACATTCTAACAAAGCTTGAGAAAAAGGAAAAAATCATGGGATTTGGCCATCGCGTATATCGTTTAGGTGATCCGCGTGCTAAACATTTAAGGGCGATGTCTAAGAAATTAACGGACTTAACTGGCGAACCGCACTGGTTTGACATGTCAGTTGCTATTGAAAGCATTGTAACTGGACAGAAGAAATTGCCGCCTAACGTTGATTTTTATTCAGCGTCAATGTACCATAGCTTAGGAATCGACCATGACTTATTTACACCTATCTTTGCGGTAAGTAGAGTCTCAGGGTGGCTTGCTCATATTCTCGAACAATATGAAAATAATCGTTTGATTCGTCCGCGTGCGGAGTATACTGGTCCTGGTATGCAGACATATGTTCCAATTAACCAAAGGGGTTAA
- a CDS encoding DUF441 domain-containing protein: MKLIFSESLLFLLLLLVIGIIAKNNSLLIAIGVLLVLKISGFDTKSFAFLQSKGINWGVIIITIAVLAPIASGEIGFKDLTSAMKSPIAWVALISGMLVALLAKNGVSLLANDPQITTALVLGTILSVALFKGVAVGPLIGAGIAYTAMKIIDFFG; encoded by the coding sequence ATGAAGTTGATATTCAGTGAGTCACTATTATTCCTCCTACTCCTATTGGTCATTGGTATTATCGCCAAAAACAATTCCTTGCTAATAGCCATTGGCGTGTTACTTGTTTTAAAAATAAGTGGATTTGATACTAAATCCTTTGCCTTCCTGCAAAGTAAAGGTATTAACTGGGGAGTCATCATTATTACAATTGCGGTTTTAGCACCTATTGCCAGTGGAGAAATTGGTTTCAAGGATTTAACAAGTGCGATGAAATCACCAATTGCATGGGTGGCTTTGATCTCGGGGATGCTCGTGGCTTTACTAGCAAAAAACGGTGTTTCCTTATTAGCAAATGACCCGCAAATAACAACGGCGCTAGTTTTGGGGACGATTTTATCTGTTGCCCTATTCAAGGGAGTTGCCGTCGGGCCGCTCATTGGTGCGGGTATTGCCTATACAGCAATGAAAATAATTGATTTCTTTGGTTAG
- the ytvI gene encoding sporulation integral membrane protein YtvI encodes MNHKYLHRTLRFLLVVAIVVLTALSFYYLSKVTYPFLIALVIALLINPLVNIFQKKGRMPRGLAVFLALIIIFAFAAGLVTLLIAEIVSGANYLAQVVPQHLDTLIKYIEEYITAQIIPLYNQLAGMFNRLDVGQKDTIIDNIQNVGTTIGSTVGSFIQNLFGNIPVILSWFPNAATVLIFSLLATFFISKDWDRFSAIGSRLVPEKAKTSGKTVFVDLKKALFGFLKAQLTLISITTVIILIGLLILRVDYAITIALITGIVDIIPYLGTGLIFVPWIIYQVIAGDMALAIGLGILYILVLVQRQVMEPKILSSNIGIDPLATLIALFVGFKLIGFIGLIVGPVTLVIISTLYRANVFHDLWAFIKGPEA; translated from the coding sequence TTGAATCATAAGTACTTACACCGGACTTTAAGGTTCCTTTTAGTCGTTGCTATTGTCGTATTAACTGCTTTATCCTTTTATTATTTGTCAAAGGTGACATATCCATTTCTTATTGCATTAGTTATTGCATTATTAATCAACCCACTAGTGAATATTTTTCAAAAAAAGGGTAGAATGCCCCGAGGCTTGGCTGTTTTTCTGGCACTAATCATTATTTTCGCATTTGCTGCAGGTTTAGTGACACTCTTAATCGCGGAAATTGTCTCAGGAGCGAACTACTTAGCTCAAGTGGTACCCCAGCATCTTGATACATTAATCAAATATATTGAGGAGTATATTACTGCACAAATTATTCCTCTTTATAATCAATTAGCGGGTATGTTTAATCGGCTGGATGTCGGACAAAAAGATACAATCATCGATAATATTCAAAATGTAGGTACAACCATTGGTTCGACTGTTGGTTCATTCATTCAAAACCTTTTTGGGAATATCCCAGTTATTCTTTCATGGTTTCCGAATGCTGCAACTGTATTAATCTTTTCCCTTTTGGCAACGTTTTTTATTAGTAAGGATTGGGATCGGTTTTCTGCAATCGGCAGTAGGTTAGTACCAGAGAAAGCGAAAACAAGCGGCAAAACGGTATTTGTAGATTTGAAGAAGGCTTTGTTTGGTTTTCTTAAGGCGCAATTAACGCTCATTTCAATAACAACTGTTATTATTCTTATTGGTTTACTTATTCTCCGTGTTGATTATGCGATCACCATTGCACTAATAACAGGTATTGTTGATATCATTCCCTACTTAGGGACAGGATTAATTTTTGTACCATGGATTATATATCAAGTAATTGCTGGTGATATGGCCTTAGCGATTGGGTTAGGTATCCTATATATTTTAGTGTTGGTTCAAAGACAAGTTATGGAGCCAAAAATACTTTCATCCAATATCGGAATTGATCCACTAGCAACATTAATTGCTTTGTTTGTTGGTTTTAAGTTAATTGGTTTTATAGGGTTAATTGTTGGCCCTGTTACCCTAGTTATTATTAGCACGCTTTATCGCGCCAATGTATTCCATGACTTATGGGCATTTATTAAAGGGCCTGAAGCCTAG
- a CDS encoding FxsA family protein, with translation MRYLALLIIIIPAIDIGFLLFSGKTIGVLPTIAIIIITGVVGAYLAKKEGLQTIRKAQEQMATGQVPGESILDGICVIIGGTLLLTPGFITDLFGFLLLFPPSRTPFKLLIKNFLFRRIQKGNIKIIK, from the coding sequence ATGCGCTATTTGGCTTTATTGATCATTATCATTCCTGCCATAGATATTGGATTCCTGCTGTTTTCTGGTAAAACAATAGGTGTCCTGCCCACGATTGCTATTATTATTATTACAGGAGTAGTTGGAGCTTATTTAGCGAAAAAAGAAGGTCTGCAAACTATCCGCAAGGCTCAGGAACAGATGGCCACTGGGCAGGTACCGGGAGAATCTATTTTGGATGGCATATGTGTCATTATTGGCGGAACCCTTTTGTTAACACCTGGATTTATTACCGATTTGTTTGGTTTTCTCTTGCTTTTCCCGCCATCCAGGACTCCTTTTAAACTTTTAATAAAGAACTTTCTATTTAGAAGAATTCAAAAAGGAAATATAAAAATAATTAAATAA
- the pyk gene encoding pyruvate kinase: MRKTKIVCTIGPASESVEKLTQLIEAGMNVARLNFSHGDFQEHGQRIQNIREAAKNTGKTVAILLDTKGPEIRTNNMQNGVLELTAGQNIIVSMTEVEGTTEKFSITYPGLIDDVQVGSRILLDDGLIGLEVLNIDKAANEIQTKILNSGTLKNKKGVNVPGVSVNLPGITEKDTQDIIFGIEQEVDFIAASFVRRASDVLEIRQLLEEKRATHIHIIPKIENQEGVDNIDEILEVSDGLMVARGDLGVEIPAEEVPLVQKMLIKKCNFFGKPVITATQMLDSMQRNPRPTRAEASDVANAIFDGTDAIMLSGETAAGIYPVEAVQTMHNIASRAESALDHKRILSSRSKDTEHNLTDAIGQSVAHTALNLDVHSIITPTESGHTARMISKYRPKASIVAVTANDQICRRLSLVWGVYPLHGRVATTTDEMLDLAVEESVNSGIVKHGDLVVITAGVPVGEAGTTNLMKIHVVGDIITKAQGIGRKSAFGKVVIAHDAKEALEKVKPGSILVTLGSDRDMVPAIEKCAALITQEGGLTSHAAVVGLNLSIPVIVGVENALELFKDGQEITVDASRGVIYNGHASVL; this comes from the coding sequence TTGCGTAAAACAAAAATCGTTTGTACGATTGGCCCTGCAAGTGAAAGCGTAGAAAAATTAACCCAGTTAATTGAAGCAGGTATGAATGTAGCTAGATTAAATTTTTCCCATGGGGATTTTCAAGAGCATGGTCAAAGAATCCAAAATATTCGTGAAGCAGCAAAGAATACCGGTAAAACGGTTGCTATCTTACTTGATACAAAAGGCCCTGAAATTCGTACTAATAATATGCAAAATGGAGTTTTGGAACTAACCGCTGGACAAAATATTATTGTTTCTATGACCGAAGTAGAAGGTACAACCGAGAAATTTTCGATTACATATCCAGGGCTTATTGATGATGTACAGGTTGGATCAAGAATCCTTTTGGATGATGGGCTTATTGGTCTGGAAGTTCTTAACATTGACAAGGCAGCTAATGAAATTCAAACGAAAATATTAAACAGTGGTACCTTAAAAAATAAAAAAGGTGTCAATGTTCCCGGAGTTTCTGTGAATCTTCCAGGGATTACTGAAAAAGATACTCAAGATATTATTTTTGGAATTGAACAAGAAGTAGATTTTATCGCAGCATCATTCGTACGCCGGGCTAGCGATGTGTTAGAAATTCGCCAATTACTAGAAGAGAAAAGGGCAACACATATCCATATCATCCCTAAGATTGAAAATCAGGAAGGTGTCGATAATATCGATGAAATTCTTGAAGTTTCTGATGGTTTAATGGTAGCCCGTGGAGACCTTGGTGTTGAAATTCCTGCTGAGGAAGTGCCGCTAGTTCAAAAGATGTTAATAAAGAAATGTAACTTTTTTGGTAAACCTGTAATCACGGCCACTCAAATGCTAGATTCTATGCAGAGAAATCCAAGACCTACACGTGCAGAAGCAAGTGATGTTGCAAATGCCATTTTTGACGGTACAGATGCCATCATGCTTTCAGGTGAAACGGCTGCAGGAATTTATCCAGTCGAGGCTGTTCAAACGATGCACAATATTGCTTCTAGAGCCGAGTCTGCTTTAGATCATAAAAGAATCCTATCAAGCCGCAGTAAAGATACAGAACATAATCTTACTGACGCCATTGGACAATCTGTTGCCCATACTGCCTTGAATTTAGATGTGCATTCAATTATTACCCCAACGGAGAGCGGACATACAGCAAGGATGATCTCTAAATATCGTCCAAAGGCATCTATTGTTGCTGTTACGGCTAATGATCAAATTTGCCGACGCCTATCGTTAGTATGGGGTGTATATCCACTGCATGGAAGGGTGGCAACAACAACTGACGAAATGCTCGATTTAGCAGTTGAAGAAAGTGTAAATAGCGGTATTGTTAAGCATGGTGATTTAGTTGTCATAACTGCGGGGGTTCCAGTCGGTGAAGCCGGCACAACAAACTTAATGAAAATACATGTTGTTGGTGATATTATCACAAAAGCTCAAGGAATTGGCCGTAAGTCTGCATTTGGCAAAGTTGTAATTGCCCATGATGCGAAGGAAGCATTGGAAAAGGTTAAGCCTGGCTCAATTTTAGTAACGCTGGGATCTGATCGTGATATGGTTCCTGCCATTGAAAAGTGTGCAGCACTTATTACCCAAGAAGGCGGATTAACTAGCCATGCAGCGGTTGTTGGCTTGAATCTTAGTATTCCAGTAATTGTTGGTGTTGAAAACGCCTTGGAGTTATTTAAAGATGGTCAGGAAATAACAGTTGATGCCTCTCGGGGAGTTATTTATAACGGACACGCAAGCGTTTTGTAA
- the pfkA gene encoding 6-phosphofructokinase codes for MKRIGVLTSGGDSPGMNPAIRSVVRKAIYHNLEVYGVFGGYAGLISGNIKKLELGSVGDIIHRGGTMLQSARCPEFKTPEGQQKGIDQLKAHGIEGLVVIGGDGSYRGAKALTEQGFPCVGVPGTIDNDIPGTEITIGFDTALNTVIDALDKIRDTATSHERTFVIEVMGRNAGDIALWSGLAGGAETILIPEVDYNMEDIADRLQKGHERGKKHSIIVVAEGVCSGVDFAKQLSEATNFDTRVSVLGHMQRGGSPTAADRVLASRLGARAVELLIDGKGGRAVGLEKNSLVDYDIIEALDRKHKLDLDLYTLSQELSI; via the coding sequence ATGAAAAGAATAGGTGTGCTAACAAGTGGAGGAGACTCCCCTGGAATGAACCCTGCCATTCGGTCAGTTGTTCGAAAAGCAATTTATCATAATTTAGAGGTTTATGGTGTTTTTGGCGGTTACGCCGGGTTAATCTCGGGAAATATAAAAAAACTTGAACTTGGTTCTGTGGGTGATATTATTCACCGTGGAGGAACAATGTTACAATCTGCCCGTTGTCCTGAATTTAAAACACCTGAGGGACAGCAAAAGGGAATAGACCAATTAAAGGCTCATGGTATTGAAGGACTGGTTGTCATTGGCGGAGATGGATCTTATCGCGGGGCGAAAGCTTTAACTGAACAGGGCTTTCCATGCGTAGGAGTACCAGGAACGATTGATAATGACATCCCTGGAACAGAGATAACGATTGGCTTTGACACTGCTTTAAACACAGTTATTGACGCATTAGATAAAATTCGTGATACGGCAACCTCACATGAAAGAACATTTGTTATAGAGGTAATGGGCCGAAATGCGGGCGACATTGCCTTATGGTCTGGACTAGCGGGCGGTGCGGAAACTATTCTAATTCCAGAAGTGGATTATAATATGGAAGATATCGCGGATAGGCTGCAAAAAGGACATGAACGCGGGAAAAAGCATAGTATAATCGTTGTGGCAGAAGGAGTCTGTAGTGGCGTAGATTTTGCTAAACAATTAAGTGAAGCAACCAATTTCGATACACGTGTTTCCGTATTAGGACATATGCAGCGAGGCGGTTCTCCAACTGCTGCTGATAGAGTACTTGCAAGCCGATTAGGAGCAAGAGCAGTTGAATTGCTAATCGATGGTAAAGGCGGCCGTGCGGTAGGATTGGAAAAGAATAGTCTTGTTGACTATGATATCATTGAAGCATTAGACAGAAAGCATAAACTTGATCTTGATCTATACACGTTATCCCAAGAATTATCGATATAG
- the accA gene encoding acetyl-CoA carboxylase carboxyl transferase subunit alpha has translation MVGELEFERPIVQLRNKIVELKEFTKSADVDLSAEIEKLEVRLEKLEKDIYEHIKPWDRVQIARHPNRPTTLDYIANVFDDFFECHGDRAFGDDEAIVGGVAKFRGLPITIIGHQRGKDTKENIRRNFGMPHPEGNRKALRLMKQADKFNRPIICFIDTKGAYPGKAAEERGQSEAIARNLFEMAGLKVPVICIVIGEGGSGGALALGVGNRIYMLENSTYSVISPEGAAAILWKDSAYAKQAAESMKITAPDLKELGIIDDIIPEIKGGAHKDVKKQAEEIDSILKKALKELLMLSEEELIEDRYNRFRTIGEYSFIKDYIGVQ, from the coding sequence TTGGTAGGGGAATTAGAATTTGAGCGCCCAATTGTACAATTAAGAAATAAAATCGTCGAATTAAAAGAGTTTACAAAATCAGCAGATGTTGATTTGTCAGCTGAAATTGAAAAATTAGAGGTTCGACTTGAAAAATTAGAAAAAGACATTTATGAACATATAAAACCATGGGATCGAGTACAAATTGCCCGCCATCCAAATCGGCCAACAACACTAGATTATATTGCTAACGTTTTTGATGATTTCTTTGAATGTCATGGTGATAGGGCATTTGGTGACGACGAAGCAATAGTTGGTGGTGTGGCGAAATTTAGAGGGTTACCGATAACGATAATCGGACATCAGCGCGGAAAAGACACGAAGGAAAACATTCGTAGGAATTTCGGTATGCCCCATCCTGAAGGCAATAGAAAAGCACTGCGCTTAATGAAGCAAGCAGATAAATTTAATCGACCGATAATCTGCTTCATTGATACGAAGGGTGCTTATCCAGGAAAAGCGGCTGAGGAACGAGGGCAAAGTGAAGCTATTGCCCGTAATTTGTTCGAAATGGCCGGACTTAAGGTACCTGTTATTTGTATTGTTATTGGTGAGGGCGGAAGTGGCGGTGCCTTAGCATTAGGCGTTGGCAACCGGATTTATATGCTGGAAAATTCTACTTACTCCGTAATTTCACCTGAAGGTGCAGCGGCCATTTTGTGGAAAGACTCAGCGTATGCCAAGCAAGCAGCCGAATCGATGAAAATCACTGCTCCAGATCTAAAGGAACTTGGTATTATAGATGATATCATTCCTGAAATTAAGGGTGGGGCACATAAGGATGTAAAAAAACAAGCAGAAGAAATTGATTCAATTCTAAAAAAGGCGTTGAAAGAGCTTCTGATGCTTTCTGAGGAAGAATTAATTGAGGATCGCTATAATAGATTTAGAACGATTGGCGAATACTCTTTTATTAAAGATTATATAGGGGTTCAATAA
- the accD gene encoding acetyl-CoA carboxylase, carboxyltransferase subunit beta: protein MLKELFTKNNHHKKRKYATIPTEAAKNDVPEGIMTKCPSCKTIMYTKELKKNLKVCLHCGYHLSMNSKERLSAFLDEGSFEEFDEYMVSENPLNFPDYLEKIEKDRLKSKINEAVVTGSGSVNGNKVIVAIMDSTFRMGSMGSVVGEKITRAIEIADERSVPFIIFTASGGARMQEGALSLMQMAKTSVALKRFSNNKGLIISIMTHPTTGGVSASFASLGDYNFAEPGALIGFAGRRVIEQSIREKLPEDFQTAEFLLKHGQLDAIISRLDLVDKITVILEIHQPGGELNW from the coding sequence TTGCTTAAAGAACTTTTTACAAAAAACAATCACCATAAAAAGAGAAAATACGCGACGATACCTACAGAGGCTGCGAAAAATGATGTACCCGAAGGAATAATGACTAAGTGTCCGTCATGTAAGACTATTATGTATACAAAAGAGCTTAAAAAGAATCTAAAAGTCTGTTTACATTGCGGTTATCACCTTTCAATGAATTCGAAGGAAAGACTTTCAGCTTTCCTTGATGAAGGAAGCTTTGAAGAATTTGATGAGTATATGGTTTCAGAAAACCCATTAAACTTCCCGGATTATCTAGAAAAGATAGAGAAAGATCGTCTGAAAAGTAAAATTAATGAGGCAGTTGTCACTGGCAGCGGCAGCGTTAATGGAAACAAGGTTATTGTTGCGATTATGGATTCTACATTTCGAATGGGAAGCATGGGGTCTGTTGTCGGAGAAAAAATTACACGTGCAATTGAAATTGCAGACGAAAGGTCCGTCCCGTTTATTATTTTTACTGCATCAGGTGGAGCAAGGATGCAAGAAGGTGCACTAAGTTTAATGCAAATGGCAAAGACTAGCGTAGCATTAAAGAGATTCAGTAATAATAAAGGGTTAATCATATCAATTATGACCCACCCAACCACAGGCGGTGTATCTGCAAGCTTTGCATCTTTAGGAGACTACAACTTTGCTGAACCAGGAGCCTTAATCGGTTTTGCCGGACGCAGAGTTATTGAACAATCTATCCGGGAAAAGCTTCCTGAAGACTTCCAAACAGCAGAGTTTCTTTTAAAACATGGTCAGCTTGATGCAATTATTTCCAGACTGGACTTAGTAGATAAAATCACTGTCATCCTTGAAATTCATCAACCAGGAGGTGAGCTTAATTGGTAG
- a CDS encoding GntR family transcriptional regulator, which produces MANTKVYLEIVKKLREMITADGLISGDKIPSERELSERLNVGRSSVREALRALELLGLIETRRGEGTFIRDFRGNQLVQLLGTFILQDEKAKLDVIETKNLIEMDCLRLALYRINDIQLESLKEWVQSNTLDDDEFFSRIIEIADNHLISRIWLILKDYYYSLHIKKADLIRNDFLLLLDALAEKDEVKTLLTYRKLRNLSVSSDKY; this is translated from the coding sequence TTGGCGAATACAAAAGTATATTTAGAGATAGTTAAAAAACTAAGAGAAATGATCACCGCAGATGGATTAATATCTGGAGATAAAATCCCTTCAGAACGTGAATTATCTGAGCGCCTAAATGTCGGGCGCTCTTCTGTTCGCGAAGCGCTAAGGGCACTGGAATTACTGGGGTTAATTGAAACAAGGCGAGGGGAAGGAACATTTATTAGAGACTTCCGCGGAAATCAGCTTGTCCAACTTCTCGGGACATTTATTCTTCAGGATGAAAAGGCCAAACTAGATGTAATTGAAACGAAAAATCTTATCGAGATGGACTGCCTCCGATTAGCATTATATCGAATCAATGATATACAGTTAGAAAGCTTAAAAGAATGGGTGCAATCAAATACTTTAGATGATGATGAATTTTTTAGTCGAATTATCGAGATAGCAGATAATCATCTGATCTCAAGAATTTGGCTAATCCTAAAGGATTATTATTACTCTCTTCATATAAAGAAAGCTGATTTAATTAGGAATGATTTCCTTTTATTACTTGATGCGTTAGCTGAAAAGGATGAGGTAAAGACCCTTTTGACCTACCGAAAGCTAAGAAATTTGTCTGTTTCAAGCGACAAATACTAA